The nucleotide window TCAGCGTGCATTTTGTTGAAGCTAACATATTCGTTAATTGGTTTACGGTAACCGCGTGGACGCTGTTTGGCTTCCGACTTTTTGCCGATGGTGATCATCATAACAGGTACATAATGGTCGGGAATATCCAAACTCCGTTGCAGTTCTTCCGAGTCAAAACCAATCATTGGGCAGGTATCCCAACCACGATCCTGAGCGATCAACATCAATTGCATGGCAGACAGGCTGGCATTGCGAATCGCATCCTCACGTTGGAAGAATCTGCCGCGAGATTCGTAAAATTCAGTGACACTTTGGGATTCCTGCTCGTATTGGAACGGAGTGAGTGCACCCAGGTTCAGCAAGCCTTCGTTAATGGTGCGGATATGATGATGTGCGTTGACATCGCCCAGAACGACGATGACTGCAGAAGCTGTTTTTACTTTATATTGCTGGGAAGCTTCATAGACTTTCTCTATCTGTTCCTCGTCTTTAAGCACAAGATAGTGCGTATGCTGCAGGTTGAAGGCAGAAGGTGCAAATTTGTTCAGGGCAAACATCTCTTGTAGTTCCGAATCCGAAATTTCAATTCCTTCTTCAAAAATAACGGCCGATCTACGGTTTTTGACTAGATTCTCAAACTCACTCATGATGGTTTCCCTCGCTTATGTATGATTTATAAACTGACTATAACACACTTAGTTACTTTATGTAAGTATTATTTTAGAATAAGACAAGGTTTGCCTGCCATACGCTAAAATAAAACACTAGAGGTGATTCATGAGAACATTCATTACAAGGTATAAGGGAGGACATAACCCGCATGAATTTCGGGTATATGTGATCCAATCTTCGACGTTAAAACGTTTTGTAGTTATGGAGATTATTCTGGGCTCAATCGTGTACAATGTCGCACTGTATTTGTTCCATAATGCACTACTTGCTGGCGTAGGCTCCTGGGCTGGAACAGAAAGTCTGAAGAGACTGCCACTGGTCTTTAGAAGAATTGCGGGTATATGATGAGGTGTACAAAGAAAGATTGGAGCATAAGAGGGCCAGTTTCGGCCCCATCTTTTGCTTCAGCTATGCTTTAGTCACGCTTCTTTATCTGATCCGATAATTCGCTAAGCTTTGGGTCCCGAACTTACCTTATTTGGCACGTTCCAAATACTGCTCCAGCGTAAGTTTCTGGTTGGTAATCTCACCAGCAATATACACACCCACATAACGTACATGCCATGGCTCATAAGAGTAGCCGGTTAATTTCTCCTGATCTTTACCATAACGGATAATGAATCCGTACTTGTGGGCATTGGCTTTCAGCCATTTGCCTTCTTTGGTGTTGCCGAAGCTTTGCTGCAAATCATAACCGGCCGAAGCGCTGGAGATATCCATGGCTAGACCAGTCTGATGTTCGCTTTGTCCTGGACGAGCACTTGTTTTATTGGCAACAGCTTCACCTTTGATACTGGCATTACGGTCAAAAATCGATTTTTGGGTCGCATAAGAGCGATAGCCAGATACCGCTTTGATATCAATGCCGTCTTTTTTGGCAGCTGCAAATAATTTTTCAATCGCGGTTGCAGCCACTTTACGCATTTGTTTCTTCGGACTGGAACCTGAGAAGCTGAAAGGAATATTAGGTACGACCAAATCTTGAGGTGCATAAGTCGAAGGCAGATTTCTCTTTTTATTGACAAGCACAACCGTACTAGACACATTGGTCACCGTTGCCACATTTTTGATCGTTTTGATCGTACGACCAGGTGCATTATCATGCAGAAATTGAGTGAAGCTGGAGCTTGCTGCAGATGCAACGGGATTCAGGCTTGAAGTAATAGGTAGTGTAGTAAAAGCAGAACCTGCTACAACAGAGCCTACGAGAATTGTAGATATGATGGATTTACGAGTAAAAGATTTCATGATGTGTGTTCCTCCTCGGATTATATGAATCTATATACCGAGTATACTAGAGGATTATATCCATAGGTTCTCCAATTGTTTCCGAGTTGTAAACAAAGTTTGCTATATACGTTGAACCAAAGATATTTACACTGGACACTACGATGACAGAACAACCTTCCGATCGCTGTTATCCCCAGATTTTACGAATTCCCCTTATAGGGGAAAATCCGGGGATAAAGGCGAACGCTTCGCTTCTTCTAGTTGTTTCTGTCCTCTCCGTTTCGTGTAAATGTTAAGTTCAATTTATATAAAATCTTCTTTTTGCAACTCTCGTAGAGGCAGTATACATAAAAAAGCCGTTGCATTAGAGGCAACGGCTTTTGATGTGAAGAGAGATAATGCTAGATTACTTCAAGTATGCTGGAGACTGTATTACAACATGCAGGCGTCGGATCCACCGGAGCTTCCCGCAGTTACTGCACGGGTGTCACGAACGCGAACATTGGCGCTGAGCACACCAGAATCACTGCTTAATTTGAAAGAAGGATAATTTTCTTCCGTATCCAGCTTCATGTGTTGTTCAAGGTTCAGCTGCTGCTTCGGATCAACATAGAACGGAACCAGGTTGGTTTCAATCTGCGCGTCGAGAGCTGCAAGTTCATCAACAATGATAATCGCGATAACTCCGTTACATCCGCAACCTTCCAAGTCATAGATTACTTTGAAATATCCGGCTTGATCATTCAGGCTTTCGGTCAAGCGTTTTGCAGCCAGATCAGTAATTTGAATATACATATGGGTACACTCCTTTATATGTTGGCATGATTGTACAGGTAAAAGAATTCATTCAGCTTTTATTCACATTATACCACTTTGTCAAAAATCAAAGCATTTATTTTCTTGACTGATCAGTCTGGAAAAGGTATTCTTTACTTAATCGATAGGGAGGTGAAGTCGAAATTGGGAAGAGCTAAGGAGTTTGACACGGAAACCGTTCTACGAAAAGCAACGTCTGTATTCGGAGCTTACGGTTATGAAGGTACTTCATTGAGCTTGCTGCTGAGTGAACTGGGCATTGCGCGGCAAAGCTTGTATGACACCTACGGAACCAAACATGATCTATTTGTCTCTGCGCTTAAATTCTATATTCAGCAGAAGACAGAGGCGGGGATCAGACTGCTAAACGAATGCACAAGTGTGAGGCAAGGCGTGACACAGTTGTTCAACGAAGCAGTTAACGTGTTGACAGACAACGAACGTCGGAATGAATGTTTCATCATTAATAGTGCGGTTGAACAGGCACCACTAAATCACGAAATTGCAGCCTTTATTCAGATGACTAACCGAGAAATGGAAGATGTTTTTCAAGCAGCGCTGTTGCGTGGACAGAAGAGTGGCGAGTTGAAGCATGCCGAGGAAGAATTGCCCGGCCTTGCCCGTTTTCTGAATTATTCCCGCCTCTCATTGACCTTTACGGCCAAGAGTGGTGCAAGCGCAGAAGTGCTCCGAGAGCTTGTACGGACGACATTAAAAGTTATGGACTAATGGCATCTCATGAGCAGGAATTCTTATTGGCTTTTTGAAAATGAACGCTAAGGGCGTTTATTTTTTGAATATTATAGACCAATTGGTCTGGAAAGAGAACACCAAACAAACTGTAGGAGGAAGTAAAGCATGATCAATGATAAAAAGTTAACACTTATTACAGGGGCTAATGGAAAGACAGGAAGCCGTGTTGCGGCCATACTTCAAAAGCATCATTATCCGGTGCGTTTGGCAGGAAGGACTAAGCCATCATCTCATGGCTCTGCCGATAACCATGTCTATTTTGATTGGTATGATACCACGACATTTGCTTCGGCACTGAAAAATGTGGATCACGTGTATCTTGTTGTGCCAGCAATGGATATGACCCCAGAAGACGTCATGATGCCATTCATCAAGGAAGCATTGTGGAGCGGCGTTAAGCGATTCGTTTTACTTGGCAGTGCTTCGATCGATGAAGATGGTCCAATATTTGGCAAAGTACATCAGTATTTAAAAGCCCATGCTCCTGAGTGGGCTGTATTGCAGCCTTCCTATTTTATGGAGAACTTTACGGAGGGACCGCATCGGGAGACGGCGAAACAACTCGGGAAAATATACAGTGCTACGGGTGAAGGGAAAATTGGATTTGTTAGTGCAGATGATATCGCGGCAGTTGCGTTCCATGCTCTGACGGATATTGTTCCTCATAATACGGAGCATATCATTACAGGGCCGGAGACGTTGTCCTATGGGCAGGTTTCCGACATCATTAGTCGTATAGTGGGTCAGTCCATCCAACATGAATCTTTGTCCGATGATGAATTGAGGAACAGCATGATTCGTGCGGGAATGTCAGAAGAATACGCTACTGCTCTCGCAGGACTGGATGTGCCTATCCGGGAGGAGGGGAGAGAAGATCAAACGACGGATACGGTGACAAAAATAACGGGGAATAACCCGATTTCATTCGAGCAATTTATTCAAAATCATATAGAAGTATGGAAATAATGGAAGAAATATATTCATATTCAATGAGAAGACGGTGCCTAGTGCCCGTCTTTTTGCATGTCTACCAGCATGTTGACATGGTTGATTCGAATATAGATCTCTCCCTAACAAGGGACACTACGGAACTGCCGTGATTATACGAACACACTTTTGGGGAAATAGATGAGGATGAATGTTAGGGCGTGTCTGAGACACGCCCTAGATAAAGGGGCGAAGAGTGCGGATGATTCAGTTTGAAAATGTATCTAAACAATATCCTGATGGAACTACGGCTTTGCGTCAGGTTAACCTCAACATTAACAAAGGAGAACTGTTCGTCATGATTGGTCCAAGTGGATGTGGCAAAACCACCATGCTCAAAATGATCAATCGCCTGATTGAACGAACAGATGGAACAGTACGCATCAATGAACGCCCAATCGATGAATACAATATTCACGAATTGCGATGGAATATCGGATATGTGCTGCAACAGATTGCATTGTTCCCGCATATGACGATTGCCGAGAATATTGCGGTTGTTCCTGAACTGCGAAAATGGAAGTCAGATCAAATCAAGAAGCGCGTACATACGTTGCTGGACATGGTTGGATTGCACGGAGACACGTACAGTGAGCGTAAACCTGCCGAGTTATCTGGAGGACAGCAACAGAGAATTGGTGTGTTGCGTGCACTCGCTGCTGATCCCGAGATTGTATTGATGGATGAACCGTTCAGTGCACTCGATCCGATGAGCCGCGAGAAATTGCAGGACGATATTCTGGATATCCAGCGTCAGATGAAGAAAACAATTGTGTTTGTTACCCATGATATTCAGGAAGCGATGAAGCTGGGGGATCGCATCTGCATTATGAAGGATGGACAGGTTCTACAGGTAGGCACTCCGGAAGATCTGATCCGGCAGCCAGTTAATGACTTCGTACGCGAGTTTGTGGGGAGTCCAAGTTCCGATATGAGCGAACAGTCTGCATTTGATCTCGAATCCATCATGTCGCCGCTCTCACCTGGTCATGTGCCAAAATCAGCCAAAACTGCCGTTCCCGTATCCATTACGTTGACGGAGCTAGTTGAGATCATGGCTTCCCATGACCATCTGCTGGTTGAACGTAATCGCCAGATTATTGGCGAGATCAGTCGGGCTGATCTGATGAAATATTGGTCTGGTCAGTTACAGGAGCGAGGTGATGGACATGAGTAGATTCACGGAGGTGTTCAGCGAGCGTAAAGGTCAGTTGTTGTCTGCTCTTATTGAACATATTCAGATCTCATTTATCGCGTTGTTCTTTGCTGTCCTAATTGCTATTCCGCTTGGTATCTACTTGACACGAAAGCCAAGAGTTGCTGAACCGATTATCGGGGTTACGGCTGTATTGCAAACCATTCCTTCTCTGGCGCTTCTCGGATTGCTTATCCCGTTATTCGGCATAGGCACACTGCCTGCAATTATTGCACTGGTGGTGTATGCGCTGCTCCCGGTACTTCGCAACACGTACACAGGCATATCCGAAGTCGATCCTTCCATGGTTGAAGCGGCGAATGCGATGGGCATGAATAGTCGACAACGACTGATTAAAGTGGAGCTGCCGCTGGCGATGCCTGTCATTATGGCCGGAATTCGGACCGCGATGGTCCTGATTGTAGGAACGGCGACACTTGCTGCCTTGATCGGCGCAGGAGGCTTGGGTGCATTAATCTTGCTGGGCATTGATCGGAATGATACGGCACTGATCATCCTAGGAGCTATTCCAGCTGCATTGTTGGCCATTTTGTTTGATGTGCTATTGCGTCAGTTCCAGCGCTTGTCATTCAAGAAAACTTTGGTTACCTTGGGTTCGCTTGCTCTGATCGCGATACTTGTGATCACCATTCCCTTTTTTGCGAGGGGAGGACAGAAGGATCTCGTGATTTCCGGGAAACTGGGGGCGGAACCCGAAATTCTGATTAATATGTACAAATTGCTGATTGAAAAAAATACAGATCTGACCGTGGAACTAAAGCCCGGATTGGGCAAAACGCCATTCCTTTTCAATGCACTCAAGTCGGGTGATATTGACATCTATCCCGAATTCACAGGGACAGCCATTTCCGAATTCATGAAGAAAACGGCTGTAAGTACGGATCGAACAGAGGTCTACGAACAAGCTAGAGACGGAATGCTGAGCCAGTTCAACATGGTGCTTCTGAACCCTATGGATTACAACAATACGTATACCTTGGCGGTCCCGCAGAGTACCGCAGATCAATACAATCTCAAGACCATTTCGGATCTCAAACCGATTGAGCAGCAGATCAAGGCGGGATTCACACTGGAATTCTCGGATCGGGAAGACGGATACCTTGGCATACAGAAAAAGTATGGGATTGAATTCCCGAACGTGGCGACAATGGAACCCAAGCTTCGCTATGGTGCTCTTCAGCGGGGCGATATTAATATCGTAGATGCCTACTCCACAGATAGTGAGTTGAGACAATATGAACTCGTTGTGCTGGAGGATGATCAGGAGTTATTCCCACCGTATCAAGGCGCGCCGATGCTTCGTAAAGAAACGGCAGATCAATATCCACAGCTAGTTGAGGTGCTGAATCAGCTTGCTGGCAAAATTACGGATGACGAGATGCGTCAAATGAACTATGACGTGAACGTAGATGGAGCCAATCCTGAGCAGGTGGCAAGAGAATACCTTAAACAAGCTGGATTGCTGTAACTTCAGGCATCCATAAAATAGATGTACCAAGAGGACGAGGAGGAACCATGATGACACAAGAAACCTATGACTTGATTGCGATTGGAACAGGAAGCGCGGCAAGCTCTGTAATTACCCGCTGCGCTGAAGCTGGCTGGAGAGTTGCTGTAATTGATGAACGTGAGTTCGGAGGAACCTGTGCACTTCGCGGCTGTGATCCCAAGAAAGTACTGGCTGGAGCGGCTGAGTTGATTGATTGGAATGAGCGTATGCAAGGGAAAGGGATTCAGGGGCAGGCAACCATCAACTGGACTGAGCTTATGACGTTTAAGCGCACCTTTACCGAGAGCATACCCAGAGCAAGCGAGGATAATTTCAAACAGGCCGGAATGGACACGTTCCATGGTAAAGCTTCATTTGTCGATGAAGACCATATTCAAGTTGGAGAAGAAGTGCTTCATGGCAAACACATCCTGATTGCTACCGGTGCAAGACCTGCGCCACTTCAGATTGAGGGTTCAGAGCATCTCATATATAGTGATGACTTTCTGGATCTGGAACAGCTGCCGGATCGATTAGTTCTGGTAGGCGGTGGATACATTGCATTTGAGTTTGCGCATATTGCGGCCAGAGCCGGGACGGAAGTTCATATCCTGCATCGGAGTGAACAGCCACTGAAATCGTTTGATGCTGAGCTGGTGGAAGCATTGTTGCAAAAATCGAAAGAGATCGGCATTCATGTTCACTTGAACGCGGAGGTGAAGTCCATACGACAGCAAGGGGACGCCTATGTCGTTCATGGCACACGCAATGGTGCAGATCACCAGTGGCAGTGCGGACTTGTCGTGCACGGAGCCGGGCGTATTCCCAATGTGGATGGGCTGGAATTGGAGAAAGGCAACGTCAACTACACCAAAAAGGGGATTACGGTGAACGAGTATTTGCAAAGCGAAAGCAATCCACGCGTGTATGCTGCTGGCGATGTGACTGACACGCAAGGGCTGCCTTTGACCCCGTTAGCAGGTCAGGAATCCCGTGCGGTATCGTTCAATTTGTTGGAGGGAAACCAACACAAACCGAATTATAAAGTCATGCCTTCCATTGTGTTTACTGTCCCTGCACTTGGTTCTGTAGGGATGAGTACGGAAAAAGCCAAGAAAGAGGGCTATGATGTGGAGGTAAATGATATGTCGAAATGGTATACTTACAAGCGAACGCATGAAAAAGTTGCCATGGCCAAAGTAGTGATCGATAAATCAACCGGCCGTATTCTGGGTGCGCATGTGCTAGGCAGCAAAACAGAAGAATTGATTAATCTTTTTGCAATGGCGATTCAGTTCAATCTAACGACCGAGCAGTTAAGCACCATGAATTTTGCATATCCTACTGCTGCA belongs to Paenibacillus sp. FSL H8-0079 and includes:
- a CDS encoding nitroreductase family protein, coding for MSEFENLVKNRRSAVIFEEGIEISDSELQEMFALNKFAPSAFNLQHTHYLVLKDEEQIEKVYEASQQYKVKTASAVIVVLGDVNAHHHIRTINEGLLNLGALTPFQYEQESQSVTEFYESRGRFFQREDAIRNASLSAMQLMLIAQDRGWDTCPMIGFDSEELQRSLDIPDHYVPVMMITIGKKSEAKQRPRGYRKPINEYVSFNKMHAE
- the opuFB gene encoding osmoprotectant update ABC transporter permease/substrate-binding subunit OpuFB (The ABC transporter OpuF is widely distributed in Bacillus species other than B. subtilis. OpuFA is the ATP-binding subunit, while OpuFB is a fusion of permease and substrate-binding subunits.); translated protein: MSRFTEVFSERKGQLLSALIEHIQISFIALFFAVLIAIPLGIYLTRKPRVAEPIIGVTAVLQTIPSLALLGLLIPLFGIGTLPAIIALVVYALLPVLRNTYTGISEVDPSMVEAANAMGMNSRQRLIKVELPLAMPVIMAGIRTAMVLIVGTATLAALIGAGGLGALILLGIDRNDTALIILGAIPAALLAILFDVLLRQFQRLSFKKTLVTLGSLALIAILVITIPFFARGGQKDLVISGKLGAEPEILINMYKLLIEKNTDLTVELKPGLGKTPFLFNALKSGDIDIYPEFTGTAISEFMKKTAVSTDRTEVYEQARDGMLSQFNMVLLNPMDYNNTYTLAVPQSTADQYNLKTISDLKPIEQQIKAGFTLEFSDREDGYLGIQKKYGIEFPNVATMEPKLRYGALQRGDINIVDAYSTDSELRQYELVVLEDDQELFPPYQGAPMLRKETADQYPQLVEVLNQLAGKITDDEMRQMNYDVNVDGANPEQVAREYLKQAGLL
- a CDS encoding iron-sulfur cluster biosynthesis family protein is translated as MYIQITDLAAKRLTESLNDQAGYFKVIYDLEGCGCNGVIAIIIVDELAALDAQIETNLVPFYVDPKQQLNLEQHMKLDTEENYPSFKLSSDSGVLSANVRVRDTRAVTAGSSGGSDACML
- a CDS encoding ergot alkaloid biosynthesis protein — its product is MINDKKLTLITGANGKTGSRVAAILQKHHYPVRLAGRTKPSSHGSADNHVYFDWYDTTTFASALKNVDHVYLVVPAMDMTPEDVMMPFIKEALWSGVKRFVLLGSASIDEDGPIFGKVHQYLKAHAPEWAVLQPSYFMENFTEGPHRETAKQLGKIYSATGEGKIGFVSADDIAAVAFHALTDIVPHNTEHIITGPETLSYGQVSDIISRIVGQSIQHESLSDDELRNSMIRAGMSEEYATALAGLDVPIREEGREDQTTDTVTKITGNNPISFEQFIQNHIEVWK
- a CDS encoding NAD(P)/FAD-dependent oxidoreductase is translated as MTQETYDLIAIGTGSAASSVITRCAEAGWRVAVIDEREFGGTCALRGCDPKKVLAGAAELIDWNERMQGKGIQGQATINWTELMTFKRTFTESIPRASEDNFKQAGMDTFHGKASFVDEDHIQVGEEVLHGKHILIATGARPAPLQIEGSEHLIYSDDFLDLEQLPDRLVLVGGGYIAFEFAHIAARAGTEVHILHRSEQPLKSFDAELVEALLQKSKEIGIHVHLNAEVKSIRQQGDAYVVHGTRNGADHQWQCGLVVHGAGRIPNVDGLELEKGNVNYTKKGITVNEYLQSESNPRVYAAGDVTDTQGLPLTPLAGQESRAVSFNLLEGNQHKPNYKVMPSIVFTVPALGSVGMSTEKAKKEGYDVEVNDMSKWYTYKRTHEKVAMAKVVIDKSTGRILGAHVLGSKTEELINLFAMAIQFNLTTEQLSTMNFAYPTAASDLGSLL
- a CDS encoding ABC transporter ATP-binding protein, which produces MIQFENVSKQYPDGTTALRQVNLNINKGELFVMIGPSGCGKTTMLKMINRLIERTDGTVRINERPIDEYNIHELRWNIGYVLQQIALFPHMTIAENIAVVPELRKWKSDQIKKRVHTLLDMVGLHGDTYSERKPAELSGGQQQRIGVLRALAADPEIVLMDEPFSALDPMSREKLQDDILDIQRQMKKTIVFVTHDIQEAMKLGDRICIMKDGQVLQVGTPEDLIRQPVNDFVREFVGSPSSDMSEQSAFDLESIMSPLSPGHVPKSAKTAVPVSITLTELVEIMASHDHLLVERNRQIIGEISRADLMKYWSGQLQERGDGHE
- a CDS encoding TetR/AcrR family transcriptional regulator, giving the protein MGRAKEFDTETVLRKATSVFGAYGYEGTSLSLLLSELGIARQSLYDTYGTKHDLFVSALKFYIQQKTEAGIRLLNECTSVRQGVTQLFNEAVNVLTDNERRNECFIINSAVEQAPLNHEIAAFIQMTNREMEDVFQAALLRGQKSGELKHAEEELPGLARFLNYSRLSLTFTAKSGASAEVLRELVRTTLKVMD
- a CDS encoding M15 family metallopeptidase, whose protein sequence is MKSFTRKSIISTILVGSVVAGSAFTTLPITSSLNPVASAASSSFTQFLHDNAPGRTIKTIKNVATVTNVSSTVVLVNKKRNLPSTYAPQDLVVPNIPFSFSGSSPKKQMRKVAATAIEKLFAAAKKDGIDIKAVSGYRSYATQKSIFDRNASIKGEAVANKTSARPGQSEHQTGLAMDISSASAGYDLQQSFGNTKEGKWLKANAHKYGFIIRYGKDQEKLTGYSYEPWHVRYVGVYIAGEITNQKLTLEQYLERAK